The Nycticebus coucang isolate mNycCou1 chromosome 2, mNycCou1.pri, whole genome shotgun sequence genome includes a window with the following:
- the LOC128598147 gene encoding LOW QUALITY PROTEIN: putative serine protease 47 (The sequence of the model RefSeq protein was modified relative to this genomic sequence to represent the inferred CDS: substituted 1 base at 1 genomic stop codon): MDGGVVRIQRRLGPLLWLLLLLLPLSLEASSTPHIDGHSSTQAPREARGSQEAQESQQLAASEPPGSSAQTEGLFEAEGMGLRWASEEQAEELGAIGDKVFSLPFPSNQVAPEMASAEVVGGVSTVCGKPKVVGKVYGGQNAEAGQWPWQASVLYNSLHLCGAVLIDTHWLVSAAHCFFNKSQDLENYQVLLGNIQLYQQTQHTQKMSVNQIITHPDFEKFHPFGSDIAMLQLHLPVNFTSYIVPICLPSPDMQLLSNAACWITGWGMLTEDNKRGTVHTALPPRPXVVYCPTHRAQWVGPHVNRFRSMIFYFESQFRSLSLSLFTQGDSGGPLVCNHHSSWVLVGLASWGLDCRHPVYPSIFTRVPYFANWINETKRLTPLPDPASVPLVAGSESQLLRDAGSPGPCTVIIPPQTWLLLPFTLRALW, from the exons ATGGATGGGGGAGTTGTGAGGATCCAAAGACGGCTGGGACCCTTGCTCtggctgttgctgctgctgctacccCTGAGCCTGGAGGCCTCCTCCACCCCACACATCGATGGCCACAGCTCCACTCAGGCTCCTCGTGAGGCCAGAGGGAGCCAGGAGGCCCAGGAAAGCCAGCAGCTGGCAGCCAGTGAGCCCCCGGGCTCCTCAGCCCAAACTGAAGGTCTGTTTGAAGCAGAGGGTATGGGGCTGAGGTGggcctctgaggaacaggcagaGGAGCTGGGGGCAATAGGGGACAA AGTCTTTTCTCTACCCTTCCCTTCCAATCAGGTAGCCCCAGAGATGGCATCAGCAGAGGTGG TGGGCGGTGTCTCCACAGTGTGCGGGAAGCCCAAGGTGGTGGGGAAGGTCTATGGTGGCCAGAATGCGGAGGCCGGCCAGTGGCCATGGCAGGCCAGCGTACTCTACAATAGTTTGCACCTCTGCGGAGCCGTCCTCATCGACACCCACTGGCTGGTTTCAGCTGCCCACTGCTTTTTCAA CAAATCCCAGGACCTGGAGAACTATCAGGTTCTGCTGGGAAACATCCAACTGTATCAGCAAACCCAGCACACCCAGAAAATGTCTGTGAACCAGATTATCACCCACCCAGACTTTGAGAAGTTCCACCCCTTTGGGAGTGACATTGCCATGTTGCAGCTGCACCTGCCTGTGAACTTCACTTCCTACATTGTTCCGATCTGCCTCCCATCCCCAGACATGCAGCTGCTCAGTAATGCAGCGTGTTGGATAACCGGCTGGGGAATGCTCACCGAGGACA ATAAAAGG GGGACTGT ACACACAGCA CTGCCCCCTAGGCCTTAGGTAGTATATTGTCCCACACATAGGGCacagtgggtggggccacatgttAACAGATTCAGATCCATGATTTTCTACTTTGAAAGTCAGTTCAGGAGC ctctctctctctctctttactcAGGGCGATTCCGGGGGGCCCCTTGTCTGCAACCACCACAGTTCCTGGGTCCTGGTGGGGCTGGCCAGCTGGGGCCTGGACTGCCGGCATCCTGTCTACCCCAGCATCTTCACCAGAGTCCCCTACTTTGCTAACTGGATCAACGAAACCAAGAGGCTCACTCCTCTTCCTGACCCTGCCTCCGTTCCTCTTGTCGCTGGGTCAGAGTCACAGCTCCTGAGGGACGCAGGCTCTCCTGGGCCCTGCACAGTGATTATACCTCCACAGACTTGGCTCTTGCTGCCATTTACCCTTAGGGCCTTATGGTGA